One window of the Paenibacillus beijingensis genome contains the following:
- a CDS encoding MDR family MFS transporter, which yields MDQAAASGQTKQEFRMRSILAPLIAIVSGLFMVILDTTAMNVALSKLVKDFNTDLPSLQWTVTGYMLANAAVIPLAGWLSDRFGAKNIFLTSLVLFTLGSALCATPNSAEWLVVFRIIQGLGGGFVMPVSMAYVYRLSPPDKIGRVMGMLGIPILFAPAIGPIISGYLVEYQSWRWIFLINIPIGIFSVLFGFWRLPKIERKKVSGFDLPGMILGPLAFAALSYGVTEGASSWSSGKTLTGLIVGGVALIAFILVELRAKIPLLELRVFRSVDFSFAIFVQWIVQFSLFGAIFLLPQFLQQARGFGAFDTGLTLFPQALAAACFMPIGGMLFDRIGVRWLVVIGLSLVSGAIFQYSHVDMTTEGRDLLLPLIMAGSGMGLMMMPLNSHLINKAPRELVSRVTSLTAAMQQVINSLAVATLVTILTSRINTLAAGAQSASGSNEDAAKAMLALVPKAFDYTFRIMLIIALFGIALGFFLRRGQKPSGETQTAKPEAAVEGVHMS from the coding sequence ATGGACCAGGCTGCGGCTTCCGGTCAAACCAAACAGGAATTTCGTATGAGGAGCATACTGGCACCGCTTATCGCGATTGTTTCGGGTCTGTTTATGGTTATTCTGGACACGACGGCCATGAATGTGGCGCTTTCAAAATTGGTGAAGGATTTTAATACGGATCTTCCTTCTTTGCAATGGACGGTAACCGGGTACATGCTGGCGAATGCGGCCGTCATCCCGCTCGCAGGGTGGTTGTCGGATCGGTTTGGCGCCAAAAATATTTTTCTGACCTCGCTCGTTCTTTTTACCTTGGGCTCCGCTCTATGCGCGACTCCCAATAGTGCGGAATGGCTGGTCGTATTCCGCATCATCCAGGGCCTTGGCGGAGGATTTGTCATGCCCGTATCGATGGCTTATGTGTACAGACTCAGCCCCCCGGATAAAATCGGGCGCGTAATGGGCATGCTCGGCATACCGATTTTGTTCGCACCGGCGATCGGGCCGATCATCTCCGGCTATTTGGTGGAATATCAATCGTGGCGTTGGATTTTTTTAATCAACATTCCGATCGGCATTTTCAGCGTTCTGTTCGGCTTCTGGAGATTGCCGAAGATCGAGCGGAAGAAGGTGTCCGGCTTCGACCTCCCGGGCATGATTTTGGGGCCGCTCGCGTTCGCGGCATTGTCGTACGGGGTAACCGAAGGGGCCAGCAGCTGGTCTTCCGGCAAGACGCTGACCGGACTCATCGTTGGCGGGGTTGCGCTGATCGCGTTTATCCTCGTCGAGCTGAGAGCGAAAATTCCGCTGCTTGAGCTCCGCGTTTTCCGCTCCGTCGACTTCTCGTTCGCTATTTTCGTGCAGTGGATCGTCCAATTTTCCCTGTTCGGCGCGATTTTCCTGCTGCCGCAATTTTTGCAGCAGGCAAGAGGGTTCGGTGCCTTTGATACCGGACTGACGCTCTTTCCGCAGGCGCTTGCGGCGGCGTGTTTCATGCCGATCGGCGGAATGCTGTTCGACCGGATCGGCGTACGCTGGCTCGTCGTCATCGGCCTCAGCCTTGTATCCGGGGCGATATTCCAATATTCGCATGTCGATATGACGACGGAGGGCAGAGATCTGCTGCTGCCGCTCATTATGGCCGGAAGCGGCATGGGGCTCATGATGATGCCGCTCAATTCGCATCTGATCAACAAGGCGCCGCGAGAGCTGGTCAGCCGCGTGACGTCGCTGACCGCCGCGATGCAGCAGGTCATCAACTCGCTCGCCGTGGCGACGCTGGTGACGATTCTGACTTCGCGCATCAACACCCTTGCAGCCGGGGCACAGTCCGCCTCGGGCAGCAATGAGGACGCGGCCAAGGCGATGCTCGCGCTGGTCCCGAAGGCTTTCGATTACACGTTTCGCATCATGCTCATCATTGCCTTGTTCGGCATTGCGCTCGGATTCTTTTTGCGGCGCGGTCAAAAGCCTTCGGGGGAAACTCAGACGGCCAAACCGGAAGCGGCGGTCGAAGGTGTGCATATGAGCTGA
- a CDS encoding TetR/AcrR family transcriptional regulator yields MNTPSNRMEFHRPAESAAETGRREQKDQEYRLRILDAVRRLIDRNGFDTVTMHHIAKEAAIGQGTLYRRYEHLGEIYSDLLRTSGVQFLDELEAFAGRNASSMLALDQVYEVIVRITGFMDENAELLSAISCRYAGKKSFLPSKLPLLVRMHNIFATLLSRASAQGETNEIDVTLISNCLLAALAPEQYFYHRKTLGYTKDRFLAGIRGLFIEGLKKETQASGGSHL; encoded by the coding sequence GTGAATACTCCCAGCAATCGTATGGAATTCCATCGTCCTGCCGAATCTGCCGCAGAAACAGGACGAAGGGAACAGAAGGATCAGGAATACCGCCTCCGCATTCTCGATGCCGTCCGCCGATTAATCGACCGGAACGGATTCGATACGGTCACGATGCACCATATCGCGAAGGAAGCCGCCATCGGCCAAGGAACGCTGTACCGACGTTACGAACATCTTGGTGAAATCTACTCGGATCTTCTCCGGACAAGCGGTGTACAATTTCTGGACGAGTTGGAAGCTTTTGCCGGGCGGAATGCCTCCTCGATGCTTGCTCTCGACCAAGTGTACGAAGTAATTGTCCGTATCACCGGCTTTATGGACGAAAATGCGGAGCTGCTCTCCGCCATAAGCTGCAGGTATGCCGGCAAAAAAAGCTTTCTGCCAAGCAAGCTCCCTCTTCTTGTGAGGATGCACAATATATTCGCTACTCTCTTAAGCCGCGCCAGCGCGCAAGGGGAAACCAATGAGATCGACGTGACGCTGATCAGCAACTGCCTGCTCGCCGCGCTCGCGCCGGAGCAATATTTCTACCACCGTAAAACGCTGGGCTACACGAAAGACCGTTTTTTGGCGGGTATTCGCGGCTTGTTTATCGAAGGACTCAAAAAGGAAACGCAAGCGAGCGGCGGCTCGCATTTGTAA
- a CDS encoding aldo/keto reductase: protein MKYRKLGKNGPDISVIGFGSWAIGGGNWVMGWGAQDDRLSHESVRAALDAGVTFFDTAAVYGLGHSEEVIGKALKGDRDKVVLATKCGLVWDENNHITNNGTYDSIIGEADASLRRLGTDYIDLYQMHWPDTGAKAPAEETMRALDKLVQDGKVRYVGVSNYDVPLLGKSLAVRHVDSLQPPYSILRPAVEKEILPFCLEQGIGVVAYSPLTSGLLSGRYTYDTKFDDNDWRSRNKAHTGEALRSNVDKANKLNEIAAGLGLTLPQLAVAYVLAHPALTSAIMGVRKPDHILSVLPAADVMLDQAVLADIRGIAAES, encoded by the coding sequence ATGAAATACCGCAAACTTGGCAAAAACGGTCCAGACATCTCCGTCATCGGCTTCGGTTCCTGGGCGATTGGCGGAGGAAACTGGGTTATGGGCTGGGGAGCGCAGGATGACCGGCTGTCTCATGAGAGCGTGCGCGCGGCGCTCGATGCGGGCGTAACCTTTTTCGATACGGCTGCCGTGTACGGGCTGGGACATTCGGAGGAAGTGATCGGCAAGGCGTTGAAAGGCGACCGGGATAAAGTCGTGCTGGCGACCAAATGCGGGCTTGTATGGGACGAAAACAACCATATTACGAATAACGGCACCTACGACTCCATCATCGGAGAAGCGGATGCCTCGCTGCGTCGGCTCGGCACCGATTATATCGATTTGTACCAAATGCATTGGCCGGACACCGGTGCGAAAGCGCCGGCCGAAGAGACGATGCGGGCGCTCGACAAGCTCGTTCAGGACGGTAAAGTGCGTTATGTCGGGGTGAGCAACTATGACGTCCCTTTATTGGGAAAGTCACTCGCAGTAAGGCACGTCGATTCGCTGCAGCCGCCGTACTCGATCCTAAGACCGGCCGTGGAGAAAGAAATTTTACCGTTTTGTCTGGAGCAGGGAATCGGCGTCGTTGCATACAGTCCGCTCACTTCGGGGCTTCTTTCCGGCCGTTATACGTATGACACGAAATTCGATGACAACGACTGGCGTTCCCGCAACAAGGCCCACACGGGCGAGGCGCTCCGCAGCAACGTCGACAAAGCCAATAAGCTGAACGAAATCGCCGCAGGCCTCGGCCTTACACTGCCGCAGCTTGCAGTCGCCTACGTGCTGGCGCATCCGGCGCTGACCAGCGCCATCATGGGCGTGCGCAAGCCCGATCATATTTTAAGCGTCCTCCCGGCAGCAGATGTGATGCTGGATCAAGCCGTATTGGCGGATATACGCGGAATCGCCGCGGAAAGCTAA